A genomic segment from Streptomyces sp. NBC_01233 encodes:
- a CDS encoding MBL fold metallo-hydrolase, with protein sequence MKLTVVGCSGSFPSAESACSSYLVEADGFRLLLDMGNGALGDLQRHCGLYDLDAIFLSHLHADHCIDMCAYFVARFYRHEGGRCGTIPVYGPEGTERRLTTAYDDVPDERSMSEVFDFRTLKSGNFEIGPFQIRAERVAHPVESYGIRIEHGGRSLTYSGDTGACPELGLLADGTDLFLCEASFTHGKEDIPDLHLNGREAGEYARGGDVGRLVLTHIPPWTDAAQNLADARAVYGGRVDLAYAGAVYEV encoded by the coding sequence ATGAAGCTCACCGTCGTCGGCTGTTCGGGGTCGTTCCCGTCCGCGGAATCGGCCTGTTCGAGCTACCTCGTCGAGGCCGACGGCTTCCGGCTGCTCCTCGACATGGGCAACGGCGCCCTCGGCGATCTCCAGCGCCACTGCGGTCTCTACGACCTCGACGCGATCTTCCTGAGCCATCTGCACGCCGACCACTGCATCGACATGTGCGCGTACTTCGTCGCCCGTTTCTACCGGCACGAGGGCGGCCGCTGCGGCACCATCCCCGTCTACGGGCCCGAGGGCACCGAGCGGCGCCTGACCACCGCCTACGACGACGTCCCCGACGAGCGCTCGATGAGCGAGGTCTTCGACTTCCGCACCCTGAAGTCCGGGAACTTCGAGATCGGGCCGTTCCAGATCCGCGCCGAGCGGGTCGCCCACCCCGTCGAGTCGTACGGCATCCGCATCGAGCACGGCGGCCGCTCGCTCACGTACTCCGGGGACACCGGGGCCTGCCCCGAGCTGGGGCTGCTCGCCGACGGCACCGACCTCTTCCTCTGCGAGGCCTCCTTCACGCACGGCAAGGAGGACATCCCGGACCTCCACCTGAACGGCCGCGAGGCCGGCGAGTACGCGCGCGGCGGCGACGTCGGCCGGCTCGTCCTCACCCACATCCCGCCGTGGACGGACGCGGCGCAGAACCTCGCCGACGCCCGCGCGGTCTACGGCGGCCGGGTCGACCTGGCGTACGCGGGCGCGGTCTACGAGGTCTGA
- a CDS encoding PLP-dependent cysteine synthase family protein, whose protein sequence is MRYDSPLAAVGNTPLVRLPRLSPSDDVRIWAKLEDRNPTGSIKDRPALHMVEQAEKDGRLYPGCTILEPTSGNTGISLAMAAKLKGYRIVCVMPENTSQERRDLLAMWGAEIISSPAAGGSNTAVRVAKELAAEHPDWVMLYQYGNPDNAGAHYATTGPEILADLPSITHFVAGLGTTGTLMGVGRYLRENVPGVKIVAAEPRYDDLVYGLRNLDEGFVPELYDASVLTTRFSVGSADAVTRTRELLQLEGIFAGVSTGAALHAAIGVGRKAVAAGETADIVFVVADGGWKYLSTGVYTAATTEEAIEVLQGQLWA, encoded by the coding sequence ATGCGCTACGACTCCCCGCTCGCCGCGGTCGGCAACACGCCGCTGGTCCGGCTGCCCCGGCTGTCGCCCTCGGACGACGTCCGCATCTGGGCCAAGCTGGAGGACCGCAACCCGACCGGCTCGATCAAGGACCGCCCCGCGCTCCACATGGTCGAGCAGGCCGAGAAGGACGGCCGGCTGTACCCCGGCTGCACCATCCTGGAGCCGACCTCGGGCAACACCGGCATCTCGCTGGCGATGGCGGCCAAGCTCAAGGGCTACCGCATCGTGTGCGTGATGCCGGAGAACACCAGCCAGGAGCGGCGCGACCTGCTGGCCATGTGGGGAGCCGAGATCATCTCGTCGCCGGCCGCCGGCGGCTCGAACACCGCGGTCCGGGTGGCCAAGGAACTGGCTGCGGAGCACCCGGACTGGGTGATGCTCTACCAGTACGGCAACCCGGACAACGCGGGCGCGCACTACGCCACCACGGGCCCGGAGATCCTCGCCGACCTCCCGTCGATCACCCACTTCGTGGCGGGCCTCGGCACCACCGGCACCCTGATGGGCGTCGGCCGCTACCTGCGCGAGAACGTGCCCGGCGTGAAGATCGTCGCGGCCGAGCCGAGGTACGACGACCTGGTGTACGGGCTGCGCAACCTCGACGAGGGCTTCGTCCCCGAGCTGTACGACGCCTCGGTCCTGACGACCCGCTTCTCGGTGGGCTCGGCGGACGCGGTGACCCGCACGCGGGAGCTGCTGCAGCTGGAGGGGATCTTCGCGGGCGTCTCCACGGGAGCCGCCCTGCACGCGGCGATCGGCGTGGGCCGCAAGGCGGTGGCCGCGGGCGAAACGGCGGACATCGTCTTCGTGGTGGCCGACGGCGGCTGGAAGTACCTCTCGACCGGCGTCTACACGGCCGCGACCACCGAAGAGGCCATCGAGGTCCTCCAGGGCCAGCTCTGGGCCTGA
- a CDS encoding DUF488 domain-containing protein — MIRLRRVYDPPEPGADGLRVLVDRLWPRGLAKEAAGVDEWPKAVTPSNELRKWFHGGGSAGEFRQRYEAELAGSEAVAELARLRSLAEAGPLTLLTAVKDPAASHAAVLADLLSA; from the coding sequence GTGATCCGCTTGCGGCGCGTGTACGACCCGCCGGAGCCGGGCGCGGACGGGCTGAGGGTGCTCGTGGACCGGCTCTGGCCGCGGGGCCTGGCGAAGGAGGCGGCGGGGGTGGACGAGTGGCCGAAGGCGGTCACGCCGTCGAACGAGCTGCGCAAGTGGTTCCACGGGGGCGGCTCCGCCGGGGAGTTCCGGCAGCGGTACGAGGCGGAGCTGGCCGGGTCGGAGGCGGTGGCGGAGCTGGCGCGGCTCCGGTCCCTGGCCGAGGCGGGCCCGCTCACCCTCCTGACCGCGGTCAAGGACCCGGCCGCCAGCCATGCGGCCGTGCTCGCTGACCTGCTGTCCGCCTAG
- a CDS encoding MoaD/ThiS family protein yields MAIEVRIPTILRTYTEGEKAVSGEGATIADLFADLETRHKGIQERIVDDAKGGELRRFVNVYLNDEDVRFLDGISTALKDGDSVTILPAVAGGSK; encoded by the coding sequence ATGGCCATCGAGGTCCGCATCCCCACCATCCTCCGCACCTACACCGAAGGCGAGAAGGCCGTCTCCGGTGAGGGCGCGACCATCGCCGACCTCTTCGCCGACCTGGAGACCCGCCACAAGGGCATCCAGGAGCGCATCGTCGACGACGCCAAGGGCGGCGAGCTGCGCCGCTTCGTGAACGTCTACCTCAACGACGAGGACGTCCGCTTCCTCGACGGCATCTCCACCGCGCTCAAGGACGGCGACAGCGTCACCATCCTCCCGGCCGTGGCCGGCGGATCGAAGTAA